Sequence from the Drosophila innubila isolate TH190305 chromosome 3L unlocalized genomic scaffold, UK_Dinn_1.0 0_D_3L, whole genome shotgun sequence genome:
GAGATGCTCGCTGTGAGTATGGGTAAATGTGGCAGGAAACGGCATTAATGGAGGCtgcacaaacaaacagacaacagaTACAATTAAGCAAACATAGCAGTTTATACGCAGTACGTTATCACgaacagaataaataaagtttgtaGTGATTATGATTAGTACTTCttagaaatgtaaaaataatacaaaaatcgaaaacttGATATTCGCGAAAGCTCTTTTAAATCACTTTAAcctaattatttgtattatcgATCAATAGCGtaatttaaatcgatttttatgaaaattcgaCAGCTAaactctaattttattttgcatctaactgtctatttttttcatactttttctttttaaaccatttttaaTACCTTCAAAGtttaataactttatcaaatcttaaccgatttcatagcggaaaatcaatttaattatcattttgcatctattttgattcggcatcaaaattgaaaaatttaattttttcctatCACTGcctattttttcgattctgtTGTTTAacgtttttcaaaaacttcaaacttgcataactttgtcaaaacttaactaaTTTCCTTGCGGGatgtcaatttaatcattatttaacctctattttcattctgcatcaaaattagaaaatataatttttttcaatcacTGTCGATTTTTTCAACATTGACGCCGATATTCGATTTTAACATTTCGATTTTAAGCTGAATTCACAGTTTGGGCTTACATCACTAGCTCCAATCACATAgatatttctataatttgtatacaatttgatttcaatatcGCGTATTCGTTGTCCACATAAACATCGTCGCTACAGGATTGTTACCTATTCCTATGCTGCATCGCAAGTTCAAATACCGCAAAGTTGCACAATTCCTGCGCCTGCCTCACTGCCACACCTCCTGTCTGCATGTTGCACGACTAACCCACGCCTACCCCTGCCCCACCCACCATTTACTCATCCACATCGTTGTTCGCGTTGTCATAATCGCATTTGAATTAGCTGTGCATACAAAACGACGGCTGATAGCAAATACAGGGTGTCTCCGCTGCATTTCATTGTTGCCGTTGTCAACTCTGACGTAAATTGAGCACCCTGTATGTCTCTATTGCTGTCTTGTTGCCTCGTTGTCAGTGTGTAGCCACCTGGCAAGCCTAATGTGCCACTTAAGACGCATTTATTGTctttcagttgctgttgttgttgctgttgttgctgttgttgatgggGCTGCtgcatttccatttaattGACGCCATTGTTGACAAAATGGCGGTCGCATGCTCGCTTCTCCGCAGCTCGTCTGACAGCTAAAGTTGCAAGCCATTAATGTGACGGCTTTTTTGAGGCGTGGCAACTACCAAGCtacaacagacaacaacattACAAATACACTGATAATAAACTagctgaaaatgttaaaaacgAGCAATCTCCACTGAGAAAGACGCTCTACTTATTTTGTAAACAAGAGCTTATTGAAAGTTCAAATAAATAGcgtttaaatatgtattctgAAGCGCGAGTCAAAACTTGATACTTTTCacattaaactaaatattttaatataaaaaaggatggagattaacaattttttaagtgaaaactgcccaaactaaaaaaaaaaaataccctaAATCGaaattagaatttaatatACAGTTCGTcaagaaaaaaactttaattcttGACATTAATTATTCACATCCAAAGCAAAGGCATCCAGGACACTGTCTCCTCTGGGACAACCCGGAAACTGCCGCAAGCAGTCGACACCTGCCAAACCCGCCGCGTGTGCTTCCCTGTAGACATCCTCGAGCTTCGCTTTGCCGGGTCTGCAATTTATCACGTAGTGAAATGGCGATTTGGATAACGATCGTTGGCACTTACGTTAGCAGCACATTTAACAGCTCGGCCATAATGCCCACATGATGATGCACTTGCGCATTCTCACACATTGCACGCAGCAAGCACTCACGACCACGACCCGACACGCCACTGGCATTGTCCATATACTGCTCCAGTGCCGTGTAGGCGAACAGTCGAGTATCATCCTCATGGGATGCGTCCAGTTGACGTATCTGTTCGTTAAGGGATCTGGAAAATATGGATTCCCACTTGTCCCATGGATAGAGCGGGGAGGAGGGCATTGAATATGCCCCAAAGTGTAGCACGTAGAAGTTCACCATGCTGCGCCACACCACAGGATCCTGGAGTTGCACTCCCATCACAGGACCAACCACCAGGCGAATTGTTGCTCCGTTCTGATAAACCAACTGATGACGCTTCTGTCGGGCATGAAGATAAGCCGTTAAATTCTGTGAAGGTGCAATAACATCGTAGGAGGCATGCAACAGAGGCACGAGGCAAAGCagatgtataaataaatgcatcaCAAATTCTTAAAGTAGTCAGTCGTCCGTAAGGTGCACACAAGATTTGAAGAATGAGCGACGACAATGCCTAACAAGATCAGGCGACTCAAATATTCTTCAAcagaaaccaaataaatatttactcgACCAATTAGCAGTTAAATTGGGTTATAAAGCCATCAACTGAGCTGTAGCTAAATATATCAGAGATTTTGGGCTACTGTATATCATTATTTTCTGATTGCACgattaatttgttgatttctttattgcattgtttaattttcaaacaagTTCAAGCTGCGCGCTCGGAAAACAGAGCTGCCAGCCCTGCGAATGTAATCGATGTCCAATATCGATAGATGCCAGTGCGGGTTAATTATAGAATCCGCAACTTCTAACAAGTTAACTGGTATGAAAATCAcctaaatattttgcaatgaaagctaaaaataaagaaaaattaaaaaatatatatttaattttcaagttaCTTTTTTTGGCATTGTACCTAAAATGGTACGAGCTGACACATCTAAgaattttgcagggtggcagcttTAGGACAGGGTGGCAACCATCGAGCTAAGCAGCATTCAACTTTAGCAGACatctgtttaaaaattatctgGAAAAATGAGCACCGAAGCGGCGAAAGCGCAAATCTCGCAGGAGAAAATTGTGGCCCAGTTCCAACAGCTAAGGAATGAACAAAGAAACTTGGCCAACAGCCTTAACACGCTGGAAATGGATCTGCGTGAACACAAGTGAGTCAGAATAGGGCCGCTAACCTAACctccaaataataaacaactaATTGGCGttcttcataaataaaatacaaatttgaaacagAACTGTGATAGAAACACTCCATTCGGCGGATCCGGAACGTAAATGCTTTCGTCTAATTGGTGGCGTGCTGTGCGAACGCACCGTCAAGGACGTCCTGCCGCAGTTAGTGGAGAATAAGGATTTCATAGCGAAAACGATTACAATGGTCACCGAGGAtctgagcaaaaagggtgtgGAACTCAATAAGTTTAAGGAGGAGCACAACATCAAGATACGTGGTGAACAAATTGGCACTGACGGCGCCAAGTCATCGGAGCCGGAAAGTGCCAGCAAATCGGAGAATCGTAATGTGCTCGTGTCCAACTAGAAACCCGAACCGAAGTCAAGTCAAATCAGAAAAGCAATGCCAAAATAAGCAGCGTATTTATTGTGTCCAATTGGAGGTTCATTCAATAATTAATGCATTGATTAATGATTCTAATGTTATATGTAATTTTAGCTCTAAGgcgcgacacacacacacacacttacacacctCACCACTACCAACTTAACCATTAAACACACATTAACACTTGGCCCACAATTAAAAACGAGAGAAATGCTCATTTCAAATGGCAATGGATGCTTTATGACTTTATTGACGTTGATAATCCCGCTTGCCGCCCGATTTGCTCAGCAGTCGCACATTCTGGATGCAGATGTCGTGGGAAACGGCCTTGCACATGTCGTAGACGGTGAGAGCGGCCACGGAGACGGCTGTGAGTGCCTCCATCTCGACGCCAGTCTGTCCCTGACAGCGCACAGTGGCCACCAGGTGCACAGACTGCTCCGCCTCCAAAAGTGTCGCCTGCACTCGCACCGACGACAGTGCAATGTTATGGCACAGTGGAATCAGTTGTGAGGTCTGCTTGGCGCCCATGATGCCCGCCAATTGGGCGACACTCAGCACATCGCCCTTGGCCAGCTCATTGGCCGCAATCAGCGCTGTGAGACGCTCTCCCACCTGCACAGTGGCCTCGGCGCTGGCTACTCTTAAGCTCAGTGTCTTGTCCGCCACATCCACCATTTGTGCCTTGCCCTGGGCATTGATGTGCGTcaagctgctgcagttgcgcAGCTGTcctagttgttgtcgttgtctatGTGTATGATGGGGATGAAGCAAGGTCCTGTTGCCGCCGTTACCTGCAAgcaaacagttgttgttgggggATGGAAGTGTCTTGCAAGGATTAGCCGCCTATGAGTATCATTGGGCGATTCTCCATTTGCGACAGATTCAGCATGCCTACAGCGGATACATGCGCCCATTAATACAGACTACTCTACGGATTAGGATTTAGGATGCACTCACCAGCATGTTGACGCTTCTTGCGCTGCACTGCCATTCCAATCAGCTCCACCAGCTGCTGCTCTGTGCAATCCTCGCTGCGCATGGCATCTCTTAAAGAGAACTCCTTGTTGCCAAAGAGACACACCTTAATGTTGCCATCTGCAGTCAGACGCAGTCGATTACAGCTGCCACAAAAGTGTTCCGTCATGGAGGTGATGAAGCCCAGTTGGCCAGCAAATCCTGGCACTGCATACGCCTTCGAGGTGTCATTTGGGCCATTGGGCAGTGCCTGGAACTCTGGCCAACGCTGTCTAATCAACTGCACTGTTTCGCTGTAGGAGATCAGGCGATCCGTGTGCCACTTGTTGCCGGAGAAGGGCATGTACTCAATGAAGCGCACATCGACAGGTCGCTCGCGGGTGAACTCGACAAAATCACAGATCTCATCGTCATTGAAGTTGCGCATCAGCACACAGTTGACCTGGGGAtgaatatatacttataagaACTGTTATGGTTCAGCTGAAACTCCGCACTCTGACCTTGGGTCTATAGCCGAGTTGTATGGCCAGATCGATGCCTGCTATCACTCGCTCCCAGCCCTTGCGGCGCGTGATCTTCTCGAAGCGATCCTTGCGCAGTGTGTCCAGGCTGATGTTGAGGGAATCCAAGCCAGCGCgttgcagtggcaacaacagacGTGTCAGCACCAAGCCATTGGTGGTAATGCCCACATGTTCCAGTTGCTCCAACGCCTTCAGCTCTGCCACCATCTCCACAATGTCACGTCGCACTGTTGGCTCTCCGCCCGTCAAGCGGATCTTGCGCACTCCCTGCTCCACAAAGATGCGCGCCAGTCGGAGCACCTCCTCCGAGGTGAGCAGCTGCGATTTGGGCTGGAGCGGCACACCTTCTGCGGGCATGCAGTAGTCACCTGGAATTTCACCACAAGACATTAGTTTCTTATCAAAGGTTTTGGTATTCGAGATAACACTGATTGGTTTggtaacatttaaatattgttttgttgctaAACTTACAACGCAAATTGCAGCGTTCGGTGAGGGAAATTCTCAGATATGTGTGATGTCTGCCAAAGCTGTCGGTTAATGGAGACATCGCGACAGATTGTCTCTATAAATGGAGAGTTAAACAGAGAAAGATGAAACGGATTAGTTTAATTCCAGTTTGATGATACTAATCATGTTTACCtgtgatttgttgttgctgtcagtatccacagtttttgtttttgttgctgttgctgttgccaatttGTGGAACTGCGAACCGGTTGCCATGCCCACCGAGGGGCGAACCTGTGCCGTGCATTGGATCAGCAATAGATTTACACTCCTCACCAGCAATCTCATTGTTGACGAATGTATCTTTCACTTGTTTAGAGTaatcaaattgttattaacatGCTAGACTGACGATTACCTAACCAATAATTCACTGGGGGGACTGAGGCTCCAGTCTCGCTGTCCCATCAAAACATTCAGAAAACTTGACACTCTTGataagcaattattatttaaactcaACCCAAGTGCTTACCTTACGTGTGTGCTTCTAAATTCCACTTGTTGCCCAGTTTCTTCCGAAGATCTCCCGCGATTTCCAAGTCGACCAACAACCGGCAACTGTTGTTTATAAACTGAATGCTTTGATCATATGGCAATTGTAACGTGGTGAAGCTTTGGGAGAAAAGCTCTCACTCACACAGCCAACGAGCAgttgtgagtgtatgtgtgaagGTGTACATGTATTTGTGAATGTGGGGCAAACTGCTGAATGGACTATTATCTCTATACTTCAGAGAGTGTGCAATTGTACTcagagataccctgtaaataatttagtttgtAAGAatgtgctatttttttttactttaatttaatacttcAAAAGCAGCGAAAGTAATAAAACATACCTTGATATAGTTAATTGGttaccttttattttcttaaaaccTACAGTCTTTTCTTACCTAAGGACACTGAGAAAGTATTTGCCTAAATTTTCTGAAAACTGATTGGATTTTTCTTACTATACTAAAGAGACTGTGAAAATGTCTGTATTAAAACACACTCTAAATATAAAACGTACTCAGCAAAAGtgattgttaaaaaaatatgcataattaaggtgtttgttttaattttctgaaaaCTAATCAGTTTTTTCTATACTAcgaaaattgagaaaatgtCTGTTCCCTAAATAAAGAACATAGACAGCTAAAGTGACTGTACTAAAAGATGATCTGCTTGCATTAATTTGTGAAAACTAATCGATTTATTTTCTATGCTACAGATACATTCCGAATGTCCGTACTAAATGAAAGCGAAAGTGTCTGTACTTAGAGATAACTACTAAACAtttgaacaatattaaaaccGATTCCCAATTGGAATTTTGCTATATTTCTCagaaattatgtttattaaataattttcggTTCTaacattttaacatttctcAACATTTCACTACatttcaactttaaacatAGTAAATCccctttttataaataaattttattttaaacggTATCAAATTCTATGTGGATTTTAATTTCAGTCCAGTTTTCTTCTCTTAAAGAActtcatatgtaaatattgtgttccgaaattattaaaaattcaaagccCCTTTTTTCGCTACACTCTACGCCTCTGTGCCAGCCTCTGATGAACTCCGAtattaacatacatatgtattatcTTGCTCATATTCCCTGCCAATTCTCTTCTGCTCTCAGTCTTCAGCTTGCATCGCTGCTGTTTGGTTCGTCGTTGGTTCGTGAGGCTGCTGGAATATTGTTTACTGAAGATCGGTGTCCGGCAGAGTTGtactttgtttatttgaaattcgaATTGGTCTCTgccaaatacatacacacactatGCGTAGTGCGCGTCTTTGGAATCTTAAGCGAGTCTCGCTGTTGTTTAGCGCTGTCCTCGTGCTGTACGTCTTTGTTTTCTCCGGTGGCTATCAGAAATATCAAATAGACGGCGTTATCGGCAATACGGGACCGGAAAGGGTTTGGGAATATGTGGCGGACTTTAACAAAATGCGCCTGCTGAATCCCACAATGTGAGTAGAGCACCCGCAGATGCCATACATCAACAACTGACATCATTTGCTTATGTTCTCAGCATCAATTTTAAGATTCTGGCGGATCACGGCCACGCCCACGATTGGCGCTATACGGTGGAGTATACAGAGAGATTATCCCACTGGCCACACTGGCTGAACAAGGCTACGGCCAAGTATATTGTGACCAAGACGTTGCCGGGTGTCCAGCCACAGGAATGGGCCATAGAATCGAATCATGAGACCTGCTTCTTTGGCGGCTTTTATTGCTGTAAGTTCTCGGAAATATTGACTGCCACATGTTTAAATTCCCCCTTTTTCACAGTGCATTCATACAGCGATTTCCGTTTCGTCGCACGCGGCTCTGATACCTACGCCAATGAGAAGATCGAGTATCAGTGTCCACCACTTTTGGGCAGCGCCTGTCGACGGGAACTCGAGTTCCAGCGACGTGCCGTCATGCACAATCTGACGCACATTTTAAAGAGAACATAATTCgtaaataactataaaaatagttcATCATATTCCCCGTTTAGTATAGTTTTATATCTGCATGTATTTCCGCAATTAAATGCTTTACAATTTCATAGTgtgtgcattaaaaaaaaaaattaattgaaatcaacTAAATTAGCTAAAAGTTGCTCagtaacaaaataatttaaatacataattacgtgtatttattaatatcgTCAACTAAATTAGACaagtcatttttaaaatttgtgctactcacaataaaaacttataatctTCTGATTCTATTTGAAATCTGTTAACTTTTGATTGAGGTACTTCAAATCCTTCATTCGTGTCAGTGAATAAACCTAATTTAATGAATAGAGTAAATATTCTTTACATCAACTTTTTAGAATAGCCCTAAAgcttttaaacaaattgatgTGATTACTTTCTTCACACTTTAAATAGCAAATGATTTCATtgaataaaatcttaaaattatttaaatccaTCATGTGGACTTTGTTGAAGTTTTGGCAAGTTGTCAGAGTACAATTCACTGCATAGTCTTGAGTCTCTGAGTCTTTTTTTGAAATAGATCACGAGATCCACAGCCTCCCTTATCACTTGAAGAGATTTAGTTGCTTGCGTTTTGTGGGTCCTCCACTTCGTGCCACACGAGCGGCATTTGCTTTCTCAGCTGGCACCACAGGAGTGCTGGGCGCACTTTGGGATGATCCCGAGGCTGTCGCCGAGTTGAACCAACGGGTCAGCTTGGTGGACTGTGTGGATTTGATACTTTTCGGCGATTTGCGTTGTGCTTGACTTGATTGAGTGCGTTGGCCAGCATCCTCTGGCGTGCAGCCGGAGCCAATCAAATACTTGGTGATTTTGTTGCGCTGTTGCAATagttgttgcggttgctgctgttgatggaCGGGGGAGACATTGCCCGTGGAGTTGAGACGCAGTCGACTGCCAAACTCGCCGTTGTTGGTTATCTCAAAGATGTCATCGTCCAGCAACGTGAAGCGACGTGGTGGCAACTGTTTCTCTGGGCTGGGCAAATTGGGCAACAAACTAATGCCAGATTCTTTGCCTTTGGTTTTCTGCGTATCAAACATATTCTCCAAGAGATCCAGACAGGAGCGTTCGCGATTCTTTTTTGGCATCGTCAATTGTTGCACCTTGgcgtgttgttgctgcagctgtttTACTTCAGAGCCAAAGATCTTGAAGCCTTCAAACGGAGATGTTGAAGGCAAATGCTGTGCCAGCGTAATCTGCGATAAATCGGAGCAGTTGCTAAAGATGTCGGGAGATTTATTGACACCGTTACGTTGCTGTGCGAGCAACATGCCAAAGCTCGAAGTGCTGGGTTGCGATTGCTCCTTAGAGGAGCTGGAGACCTTTCTCTTCAACGCTCGTGTGCGTCGACTTTGCGTAGTGGATTGTTGAGAGCACTCATCATTCGAACTATTGATCACCACAACATCCGGCTTGGGATTTGAGTTGGGAACAACAACCACCTCCGAGTCGCTAAAGAAATTCAAAGTGACGGGCAGCATCGAAGGCGTCGCCTGCGGTGCCTGAGGTATGCGGAACTCAGAAAAGGACTCCAGTTCTGTGAGGTTGTCTGGCAGCTTTTGTGCGCACTGCATATACGAATAGTTGGAGCTGATGGATCCAGAGCTAAGCAGCTCTGGCGTGGCAACTACTGCACTAACATcctctttcttctttttgctgGAGGAAGGCTTTGATAAATCATTGGACAACTTGTTCTTTGGGCGACCTCTGCCTTTTTTCACCTTTGGTTCCTcttcagttgttgctgttgctgttgatttctTGGGCGTGAGTGCGGCCTCTAGTTTAACAGCTTCCTCTTCATTCCTGCGCTTACTCGTTTTGGGGGTTCGATTTACGTCTAGTCTGCGCTTTACTTTGGGTGCGACTTTCTTCTCAAATTCCAACGCCTTCAAGGGTGCCATGTACTTGCTGTGCATTCGCGAATCCGCGGAACGCGTCAGTCGTTGCATTCCCCGTGTTTGTCTCATCACCACCTCATCTGAATTCATGTCACGCAAATGGGAGCGTTTAGATTTGGGCTCGGACTTGGGTGTGACCAGCTTATCTTGCTTGGGCGTTATCGGCTCGGGTGATGACAATTTCTTCTTCTGTTCGGGTGTATTCTTAGATGTAGCAGGTGAAGCTATTGTCTTCAGTGCTGTCTTTAATGGCGTCTTCTTAGATGCAGGATTTCCTACGTGTGTTGTCCTTGATGGTGTCTTCTGCTCATGCGTCTTTTTGATCGAAACCAATGGCTCTTCAGACTCTAAAGGTGTTCTCTGCTCCTGTGACTTTTTAGACGCAGGCTTTGTCACTTGCGATGACCTTTTTGGTGTCAACTGGTCAGTTGAAACAGATGCTGCATTTTTCTGCTGCTCCGTTGTCTTTTTAGCTGTAACAGGCGATGGTTTCTTCACCGCCGTTGGCTTCA
This genomic interval carries:
- the LOC117786998 gene encoding uncharacterized protein LOC117786998, yielding MHLFIHLLCLVPLLHASYDVIAPSQNLTAYLHARQKRHQLVYQNGATIRLVVGPVMGVQLQDPVVWRSMVNFYVLHFGAYSMPSSPLYPWDKWESIFSRSLNEQIRQLDASHEDDTRLFAYTALEQYMDNASGVSGRGRECLLRAMCENAQVHHHVGIMAELLNVLLTPGKAKLEDVYREAHAAGLAGVDCLRQFPGCPRGDSVLDAFALDVNN
- the LOC117786689 gene encoding probable prefoldin subunit 2, whose translation is MSTEAAKAQISQEKIVAQFQQLRNEQRNLANSLNTLEMDLREHKTVIETLHSADPERKCFRLIGGVLCERTVKDVLPQLVENKDFIAKTITMVTEDLSKKGVELNKFKEEHNIKIRGEQIGTDGAKSSEPESASKSENRNVLVSN
- the LOC117786687 gene encoding molybdenum cofactor biosynthesis protein 1 isoform X1 yields the protein MRLLVRSVNLLLIQCTAQVRPSVGMATGSQFHKLATATATKTKTVDTDSNNKSQRQSVAMSPLTDSFGRHHTYLRISLTERCNLRCDYCMPAEGVPLQPKSQLLTSEEVLRLARIFVEQGVRKIRLTGGEPTVRRDIVEMVAELKALEQLEHVGITTNGLVLTRLLLPLQRAGLDSLNISLDTLRKDRFEKITRRKGWERVIAGIDLAIQLGYRPKVNCVLMRNFNDDEICDFVEFTRERPVDVRFIEYMPFSGNKWHTDRLISYSETVQLIRQRWPEFQALPNGPNDTSKAYAVPGFAGQLGFITSMTEHFCGSCNRLRLTADGNIKVCLFGNKEFSLRDAMRSEDCTEQQLVELIGMAVQRKKRQHAGNGGNRTLLHPHHTHRQRQQLGQLRNCSSLTHINAQGKAQMVDVADKTLSLRVASAEATVQVGERLTALIAANELAKGDVLSVAQLAGIMGAKQTSQLIPLCHNIALSSVRVQATLLEAEQSVHLVATVRCQGQTGVEMEALTAVSVAALTVYDMCKAVSHDICIQNVRLLSKSGGKRDYQRQ
- the LOC117786687 gene encoding molybdenum cofactor biosynthesis protein 1 isoform X2, which gives rise to MRLLVRSVNLLLIQCTAQVRPSVGMATGSQFHKLATATATKTKTVDTDSNNKSQRQSVAMSPLTDSFGRHHTYLRISLTERCNLRCDYCMPAEGVPLQPKSQLLTSEEVLRLARIFVEQGVRKIRLTGGEPTVRRDIVEMVAELKALEQLEHVGITTNGLVLTRLLLPLQRAGLDSLNISLDTLRKDRFEKITRRKGWERVIAGIDLAIQLGYRPKVNCVLMRNFNDDEICDFVEFTRERPVDVRFIEYMPFSGNKWHTDRLISYSETVQLIRQRWPEFQALPNGPNDTSKAYAVPGFAGQLGFITSMTEHFCGSCNRLRLTADGNIKVCLFGNKEFSLRDAMRSEDCTEQQLVELIGMAVQRKKRQHAGMLNLSQMENRPMILIGG
- the LOC117787760 gene encoding uncharacterized protein LOC117787760, giving the protein MRSARLWNLKRVSLLFSAVLVLYVFVFSGGYQKYQIDGVIGNTGPERVWEYVADFNKMRLLNPTIINFKILADHGHAHDWRYTVEYTERLSHWPHWLNKATAKYIVTKTLPGVQPQEWAIESNHETCFFGGFYCLHSYSDFRFVARGSDTYANEKIEYQCPPLLGSACRRELEFQRRAVMHNLTHILKRT
- the LOC117787759 gene encoding protein suppressor of underreplication, whose translation is MYHFVSEQTPELRLSDNVLISSHTTQYLKSFQLEAVRFLHDRLSKQEFCIFNDENGLGKCASIVALLNGLGATKKTLIVLQNDDHLLAGWQFHLGVLTDLPVCVIKDVNNSTESAHSVYLSKWSVLRSIGDLSKLKFDYVIVDHRGFTLNNNFCTSMLLKQFERKVNIVISSVDITSDVKLLYNVLRLGGCLEHQYKTFQSFERKFHLPDVKEVLSKRVDLEEYYKQRGVLGEYIKDFRLRRYRHQFESYLPLVTPEQFKINLSLWLGENNSNSTISQTTIESSTEALSTGGTDEIFECLMKIKQEREWTQQEKPEKMSVSESSDEAIGMEPLVLEMSDSETEEVVEENVRVAKSTPTMSSTDVVLLSSDDCEIVTPPTTPPSLSRVPTTSPATKTKRKYTKRSLAAKSVDLTDSETEEPTNSQRKTRKLNIRLSRVTLTQNTQEEVTSNSKKSLEPVTKSSPKKSPVLKAPLKPAPVASKQSQEPTTLLKAAQATKPRPVDTKIVSELTTKKSPEKTTPSKTTQRTKSPIACNKSPELTTKKTQEKKTPLKPTAVKKPSPVTAKKTTEQQKNAASVSTDQLTPKRSSQVTKPASKKSQEQRTPLESEEPLVSIKKTHEQKTPSRTTHVGNPASKKTPLKTALKTIASPATSKNTPEQKKKLSSPEPITPKQDKLVTPKSEPKSKRSHLRDMNSDEVVMRQTRGMQRLTRSADSRMHSKYMAPLKALEFEKKVAPKVKRRLDVNRTPKTSKRRNEEEAVKLEAALTPKKSTATATTEEEPKVKKGRGRPKNKLSNDLSKPSSSKKKKEDVSAVVATPELLSSGSISSNYSYMQCAQKLPDNLTELESFSEFRIPQAPQATPSMLPVTLNFFSDSEVVVVPNSNPKPDVVVINSSNDECSQQSTTQSRRTRALKRKVSSSSKEQSQPSTSSFGMLLAQQRNGVNKSPDIFSNCSDLSQITLAQHLPSTSPFEGFKIFGSEVKQLQQQHAKVQQLTMPKKNRERSCLDLLENMFDTQKTKGKESGISLLPNLPSPEKQLPPRRFTLLDDDIFEITNNGEFGSRLRLNSTGNVSPVHQQQQPQQLLQQRNKITKYLIGSGCTPEDAGQRTQSSQAQRKSPKSIKSTQSTKLTRWFNSATASGSSQSAPSTPVVPAEKANAARVARSGGPTKRKQLNLFK